Proteins co-encoded in one Saprospira grandis genomic window:
- the lipA gene encoding lipoyl synthase, with translation MFELPIVESKKERRKKPDWLRVKLPIGENYRKVRDLVDQYKLHTICQSGHCPNMGECWGEGTATFMILGNVCTRSCSFCAVATGRPPEYDEDEPQRVAEAVRLMQVKHAVLTSVNRDELKDRGAAIWHQTVRAIKEQSPQTTIETLIPDVRANWEALETMISAGQEVVSHNMETVESLYRKVRPQGKYKRSLEQIQRIKDYGKRTKTGIMVGLGESKEDVFKIMDDLLEHGCDVLTIGQYLQPTKMHIEVAEYIHPDLFAEYEQVGLEKGFDFVESGPLVRSSYHAERHVYPNQKK, from the coding sequence ATGTTCGAACTTCCAATCGTTGAATCTAAAAAAGAACGCCGCAAAAAGCCAGATTGGCTTCGGGTGAAACTCCCCATCGGCGAGAATTATAGAAAGGTCCGTGATTTAGTGGACCAATATAAACTGCATACCATTTGCCAAAGTGGCCACTGCCCCAATATGGGCGAATGCTGGGGTGAAGGTACCGCTACCTTCATGATTTTGGGCAATGTCTGTACCCGCTCTTGTTCTTTCTGTGCCGTAGCCACGGGCCGCCCACCAGAATATGACGAGGATGAACCCCAAAGAGTGGCCGAGGCCGTCCGCCTCATGCAGGTCAAACATGCGGTCCTCACTTCCGTCAACCGAGATGAACTCAAGGACCGAGGCGCTGCTATTTGGCATCAAACCGTAAGGGCCATTAAAGAACAATCGCCCCAAACCACCATCGAAACCCTCATCCCCGATGTGCGCGCCAATTGGGAGGCCCTAGAAACCATGATTTCTGCCGGCCAAGAGGTGGTTTCTCATAATATGGAAACCGTAGAATCGCTCTACCGCAAAGTACGTCCCCAAGGAAAGTACAAACGCAGTTTGGAGCAAATCCAACGCATCAAAGACTATGGCAAACGGACCAAAACCGGCATTATGGTCGGCCTAGGCGAAAGCAAAGAAGATGTCTTCAAAATCATGGACGACCTGCTCGAACATGGCTGCGATGTCCTCACTATTGGCCAATACCTGCAACCCACCAAAATGCATATCGAAGTGGCCGAGTATATCCATCCCGACCTCTTTGCAGAATATGAGCAAGTCGGCCTAGAAAAAGGCTTCGACTTTGTAGAAAGTGGGCCTCTCGTCCGCTCTTCTTATCATGCAGAACGACATGTTTATCCCAATCAGAAGAAATAA
- a CDS encoding FtsK/SpoIIIE family DNA translocase, with protein sequence MSKAKKKKKSGGQISMNFYKDERWPKMIGLFLIFISLYLLIAFTSYLFTWKQDWDKAYWAILLRPQEMSNWLGRLGAVLSHSFFYWGFGISSYVFVGLFYKTGYNLVMGEGIRSMLKIYRRGLVSMVWTSCLLQFIFQSASSQFPWGGSFGALIIGSLSSFVGTAGIVGMLIFIALIILVWLRNPNFQEWTPQFFMSSLAPKTVLRSLSRVFNNFLKGESPFQAEQLPKNQPKPKDVKAAGDKNESLKEKEEPKTLRPRTQEEREAELPKHTEDQRLRAEGLVVEEAQPEKKSKSKELEERVKGLTENQLELNLEAKKKEQAESDGELDVELLSDQDKLAQDVAIAEENSDHIEPYDPTLELPRYESPVLDLLESYEDQKPVIDRAELEANKDQIIETLLNYKIEIVKIKATIGPTVTLYEIVPAPGVRISKIKNLEDDIALSLAALGIRIIAPIPGRGTIGIEVPNRNKQIVSLKEVLASPKFKNAKMDLPIALGKSISNEVFVADLAKMPHLLIAGATGQGKSVGINTIIASLLYKKHPSQLKLILIDPKKVELSPYNAIAAHFLGYLPGEEEAIVTETAQVIQTLYSLTVEMDERYNLLKKARVRNLNEYNAKFVARRLNPEKGHRFLPFIVLVIDEFADLIMTAGKEVELPIGRLAQLARAVGIHLIIATQRPSVNIITGVIKANFPARLAFKVASKIDSRTILDAGGAEQLIGRGDMLLSSGSTLLRLQCAFVDTPEVERIIDHIAEQPGYPEPYYLPTYGEEGGSGGDQLSQVLHDLDEYFEDAARLVVINQSGSTSMIQRRLKLGYNRAGRIMDQLEHTGIVGPNQGSKARDVLFMDEIELEEYLKHLRDQKNKLSFK encoded by the coding sequence ATGTCTAAAGCCAAGAAAAAAAAGAAGTCGGGAGGACAAATCTCCATGAATTTTTATAAAGACGAGCGCTGGCCCAAAATGATTGGGTTATTTCTCATCTTTATATCACTTTATTTACTGATTGCCTTCACTTCTTATCTGTTTACCTGGAAACAAGATTGGGACAAAGCCTATTGGGCCATCCTGCTTCGTCCACAAGAGATGAGCAACTGGCTCGGGCGTTTGGGGGCGGTGCTTTCGCATAGCTTCTTTTATTGGGGCTTTGGGATTTCCTCCTATGTTTTTGTGGGCTTGTTTTATAAAACGGGCTACAATTTGGTGATGGGCGAGGGGATTCGTTCTATGCTCAAAATTTACCGTCGGGGCTTGGTCAGTATGGTTTGGACCAGCTGTTTGCTGCAATTTATTTTTCAGTCGGCTAGCTCTCAGTTTCCTTGGGGCGGAAGTTTTGGTGCCCTGATTATTGGCTCGCTCTCTTCTTTTGTCGGGACGGCCGGCATTGTGGGCATGTTGATTTTTATTGCCCTAATTATTTTGGTCTGGCTACGCAACCCCAACTTTCAGGAATGGACCCCGCAGTTTTTTATGTCGAGCTTGGCCCCAAAAACAGTGCTGCGCAGCCTAAGCAGAGTGTTCAATAATTTTCTTAAGGGAGAAAGCCCCTTTCAGGCCGAACAGCTGCCCAAAAATCAGCCTAAACCCAAAGATGTAAAGGCTGCAGGCGATAAAAACGAAAGCCTCAAAGAAAAAGAAGAACCCAAAACGCTTCGCCCCCGAACGCAAGAAGAGCGAGAAGCCGAATTGCCCAAGCATACCGAAGATCAACGCCTGCGGGCCGAGGGACTTGTGGTAGAAGAAGCCCAACCCGAAAAGAAAAGCAAGAGCAAAGAATTGGAAGAACGAGTGAAGGGCCTCACTGAAAACCAACTCGAACTCAACCTAGAGGCCAAAAAGAAAGAACAGGCCGAATCGGATGGAGAACTGGATGTAGAGCTTTTGTCTGATCAAGACAAATTGGCCCAAGATGTAGCCATCGCCGAGGAAAACTCCGACCATATTGAGCCCTATGATCCCACCCTAGAGCTGCCCCGATACGAAAGCCCCGTTTTGGATTTGCTAGAAAGCTATGAGGACCAAAAACCCGTTATCGATCGGGCCGAACTAGAGGCGAATAAGGACCAAATTATTGAGACCTTACTCAACTATAAAATCGAAATCGTTAAAATTAAGGCGACCATCGGGCCCACCGTCACCCTCTATGAAATTGTGCCCGCCCCAGGGGTGCGCATTTCTAAAATTAAGAACTTAGAGGATGATATTGCCCTGAGCTTGGCCGCTTTGGGGATTCGGATTATTGCCCCTATTCCTGGCCGTGGAACGATCGGTATTGAGGTGCCTAACCGCAATAAGCAGATTGTTTCTCTCAAAGAGGTCTTGGCCTCGCCCAAATTTAAAAATGCCAAAATGGACCTGCCCATTGCCTTGGGTAAATCCATCTCTAATGAGGTTTTTGTGGCCGATTTGGCCAAAATGCCTCACTTGCTGATCGCAGGGGCCACGGGCCAAGGTAAATCGGTGGGGATTAACACCATCATTGCCAGCCTGCTGTATAAAAAACATCCCTCGCAGCTCAAACTCATTCTGATTGACCCCAAAAAGGTAGAACTCTCTCCCTATAATGCCATCGCTGCGCACTTTTTGGGCTATCTGCCCGGCGAAGAAGAGGCCATTGTGACCGAAACTGCTCAGGTGATTCAAACCCTCTACTCCCTAACCGTAGAGATGGATGAACGCTATAATTTGCTCAAAAAAGCAAGGGTGCGTAACCTCAATGAGTATAACGCTAAGTTTGTGGCCCGCCGCCTCAATCCCGAAAAAGGCCACCGCTTTTTGCCCTTTATCGTTTTGGTCATTGATGAATTTGCCGACCTCATCATGACGGCGGGCAAAGAGGTCGAGCTGCCCATTGGCCGCCTCGCACAGCTGGCCCGAGCCGTGGGCATTCACCTGATTATTGCCACACAGCGCCCTTCAGTAAATATTATTACGGGGGTCATTAAAGCCAACTTTCCCGCCCGTTTGGCCTTTAAGGTGGCCTCAAAAATTGACTCCAGAACGATTCTGGACGCTGGCGGAGCCGAGCAACTCATCGGCCGAGGAGATATGCTGCTTTCTTCGGGCTCTACCTTGCTTCGCCTCCAATGTGCCTTTGTCGATACCCCCGAAGTGGAGCGAATTATTGACCATATTGCCGAGCAACCCGGCTATCCAGAACCCTATTATCTGCCCACTTATGGCGAGGAGGGCGGTAGCGGTGGCGATCAGCTTAGCCAGGTGCTGCACGATTTGGATGAGTATTTTGAGGATGCGGCTCGCTTGGTCGTCATCAATCAATCGGGCTCTACTTCCATGATCCAAAGACGCCTCAAATTGGGCTACAATCGCGCCGGCCGCATTATGGACCAACTAGAACATACTGGCATCGTGGGGCCCAACCAAGGCTCCAAAGCCCGAGATGTCCTCTTTATGGATGAAATCGAATTGGAGGAATACCTCAAACATCTCCGAGACCAAAAAAATAAGTTGAGCTTTAAATAA
- a CDS encoding helix-turn-helix domain-containing protein: MTIHAIYQPQDGPQLIDMQLIQPKAELQLPLLEGGYSFFYLSAGQLKMELNRRQTTLKAGQALLLRPDQILLSAEGEAAEGYLFSFSPAFFEQRYHNNILKAFAFVQKGLLALVDLPQDAISKLNVLLACMYNDYQQEPQQLAVLRSYANIIFFELQERFAPEKMARNIQLARPNRQEEKMLEFEQLVEEHFQSSRAPSFYAQKLFISTNYLNKLCKRVFGKTSGAVIRKRVQLEAERLLCHSNLTIAEISQQLGFETPSYFITFFRKSQDCSPEQYRQGLQQELVSA; encoded by the coding sequence ATGACTATTCACGCTATATATCAGCCCCAAGATGGGCCGCAACTTATTGATATGCAATTGATTCAGCCCAAAGCTGAATTGCAACTTCCTCTTCTTGAAGGAGGCTATAGTTTCTTTTATTTGTCGGCTGGCCAGCTTAAAATGGAGCTCAACCGTCGCCAAACAACCTTGAAAGCGGGCCAAGCGCTTTTGCTTCGCCCCGATCAAATTCTGCTTTCTGCAGAAGGAGAGGCCGCAGAAGGCTATCTGTTTTCTTTTTCGCCAGCTTTTTTCGAGCAACGCTACCACAACAATATTCTCAAGGCTTTTGCTTTTGTGCAAAAAGGCCTTTTGGCCCTAGTCGATTTGCCTCAGGATGCAATAAGCAAACTAAATGTTTTGCTGGCCTGTATGTATAATGACTACCAGCAAGAGCCGCAGCAATTGGCCGTATTGCGCTCTTATGCCAATATTATTTTCTTTGAATTGCAAGAGCGTTTTGCTCCCGAAAAAATGGCCCGCAATATTCAATTGGCCCGTCCTAACCGACAAGAAGAAAAAATGCTAGAGTTTGAGCAATTGGTAGAGGAGCATTTCCAGAGCTCTAGAGCCCCCTCTTTTTATGCGCAAAAGCTGTTCATTAGCACCAATTACCTCAATAAATTGTGCAAACGCGTTTTTGGCAAAACCTCTGGGGCGGTTATTCGCAAGAGAGTGCAACTAGAAGCCGAGCGCCTGCTTTGCCATAGCAACCTCACTATTGCCGAAATTTCTCAGCAGTTGGGCTTTGAAACGCCCTCTTATTTTATTACGTTTTTCCGTAAGAGCCAAGATTGTTCTCCAGAGCAATATCGCCAAGGCCTACAACAAGAGTTAGTTTCTGCCTAA
- a CDS encoding ComEA family DNA-binding protein, which translates to MLRRSLLGLFMGLTASLWGQVDTTDAPLDDNSATQIQIENLVDDADAQEFDFDTEFENLEIYQRNPLDINKASREELQALNLLSAIQIQALINYRNRFGQIFSLYELQGVPTFDQSSIAKILPFVSLEATKEMEAFSFKRAFKYKRQQVFMRYQRNIEEQAGFLPQDGEDPDFLGSPDKLYLRYRLTYKDRLSMGLTLEKDAGEEWLTPFSQKNQTKLPDYFSAHFFIKDYNKWVKAIALGDYQVYFGQGLTSWSGFGTRKGAAVLNIKRLSNKIRPYSSVNEALFMRGGAATIGGSKWEATVFGSHRFRDGNISLVQTDSLDDSFEVLEVSSLQLSGLHRTENELEDKNSLQQITTGANMTYKANTWRIGANVVYNRLSDSLVRTPRLYQKYAFNGQSLLNASLDYNLAYRNLQFFGETAVSDNGGLATINGLTAALDEKVSMALIYRNYAKNYQTLTGNAFGESAGTNNEKGLYMGLNANLGRGLSFSGYFDLFVFPWLRSNIDAPSKGHEYFVRLDYQPAYRWNLYFQYRFEQKEGNRSDNATPYDYLINKKRQNARIHFRYRLSREWEIRSRAELSFYEDHEFSKGFMMYQDLVWSARFAPLKVQTRFAIFATEDYDTRIYAYENDVLYAFSVPAYYGRGSRFYINTSYKFNRNLTLWVRYAQTYWADRDEISSGQNLILGNTRSELKVQLRLKF; encoded by the coding sequence ATGTTAAGACGATCATTATTGGGCCTTTTTATGGGCCTGACTGCCAGCCTTTGGGGGCAGGTAGATACCACAGACGCTCCTTTAGATGACAATAGCGCCACGCAAATCCAGATTGAAAACTTGGTGGATGATGCGGATGCGCAAGAATTTGATTTTGATACGGAATTTGAAAACCTCGAAATCTATCAACGCAACCCTTTAGACATCAATAAGGCGAGCCGGGAGGAGCTACAGGCCCTCAATTTACTGTCGGCCATTCAGATTCAGGCCTTGATTAACTACCGCAATCGCTTTGGCCAAATTTTTTCGCTCTATGAACTACAGGGCGTGCCCACTTTTGACCAAAGTAGCATTGCCAAGATTCTGCCCTTTGTCAGTCTAGAAGCTACTAAGGAAATGGAGGCTTTTAGCTTTAAACGGGCCTTTAAATATAAGCGACAGCAAGTCTTTATGCGCTATCAGCGAAATATAGAGGAGCAAGCTGGCTTTTTGCCTCAGGATGGGGAAGATCCCGACTTTTTGGGGAGCCCCGATAAACTTTATTTGCGCTATCGCCTGACCTACAAGGACCGTTTGAGTATGGGCCTGACTTTAGAAAAGGATGCAGGCGAAGAATGGCTGACGCCTTTTAGTCAGAAAAATCAGACGAAATTACCCGATTATTTTTCGGCCCATTTCTTTATCAAAGATTATAATAAATGGGTCAAAGCCATTGCCTTAGGCGATTATCAGGTCTATTTTGGGCAGGGGCTCACCAGTTGGAGTGGCTTTGGTACCCGAAAAGGGGCGGCTGTGCTCAACATTAAGCGCTTGTCCAATAAAATCCGCCCCTATAGCTCGGTCAATGAGGCTTTGTTTATGCGGGGCGGGGCGGCCACGATTGGCGGCAGCAAATGGGAGGCGACGGTCTTTGGCTCACACCGTTTTAGAGATGGCAATATCTCTTTGGTCCAAACCGATAGCCTAGATGATTCTTTTGAGGTTTTAGAGGTTTCTTCTTTGCAATTGAGTGGCCTGCACCGAACCGAAAACGAATTGGAGGACAAAAATAGCTTGCAGCAAATTACCACCGGGGCCAATATGACCTATAAGGCCAATACTTGGCGAATTGGCGCAAATGTAGTCTATAACCGCCTTAGCGACTCTTTGGTCCGCACGCCCCGCCTTTATCAAAAGTATGCCTTTAATGGGCAGTCGCTGCTCAATGCTAGCCTAGATTATAATCTGGCTTATAGAAACTTACAGTTTTTTGGCGAAACGGCGGTTAGTGATAATGGCGGTTTGGCAACTATCAACGGCCTGACGGCGGCCCTAGATGAAAAAGTGAGCATGGCCCTGATTTATCGGAATTATGCCAAAAACTACCAAACCCTAACGGGCAATGCCTTTGGCGAGTCTGCGGGAACCAATAACGAAAAGGGCCTATATATGGGCCTGAATGCCAACTTGGGCCGTGGCCTGAGCTTTAGCGGCTATTTTGACCTCTTCGTTTTTCCTTGGCTGCGCTCCAATATTGACGCGCCCTCCAAGGGACATGAGTATTTTGTTCGCCTAGATTATCAACCTGCTTACCGCTGGAACCTCTATTTTCAGTATCGCTTTGAGCAAAAAGAAGGCAACCGCTCTGATAATGCCACGCCTTACGATTATCTGATCAACAAAAAGCGGCAAAATGCCCGCATTCATTTTCGCTATCGCCTGAGCCGAGAGTGGGAAATCCGCAGCCGAGCCGAGCTATCCTTCTATGAGGACCATGAGTTCAGTAAGGGATTTATGATGTACCAAGACTTGGTTTGGTCGGCCCGTTTTGCCCCCCTCAAGGTCCAAACTCGATTTGCCATTTTTGCCACCGAGGATTATGACACCCGCATCTATGCCTACGAAAATGATGTGCTTTATGCCTTTTCGGTGCCCGCTTATTATGGCCGTGGCAGCCGATTCTACATCAATACGAGCTATAAATTTAATCGAAATCTAACGCTTTGGGTCCGCTATGCACAAACCTATTGGGCCGATCGCGATGAGATTAGCTCGGGCCAAAATCTAATTTTAGGCAATACTCGCTCAGAACTAAAAGTGCAGCTCCGCCTGAAGTTCTAA
- a CDS encoding CHAT domain-containing protein, with translation MLKKSLYLLPFLLPHLLLAQTAEEYLEQAQTAESPAAAQALYQQAAQKFKAQGQADQYLQAQAEWIKGQMNDLGYANSRKLLENAIQEGQEMLGMQGQGMALLHKYLGYTYYYEDNLIDATPALETALALREKANPNDPELFRDFFNLGVVYNSVNAYQRANKKLAKSLALAKQNKVDETITYRIQIELANNLTLSLRYKESLQLLNAIEPKLKNLDQKASNQRLQAFFYTKKANAIYEQATNYKGMLQAALTEKKALAFYENGQDEANSIMSKLKVMEFYRLAYVDKPDKTYIKKALKFFKEIDKSSLTPYQYYKYLTMAAFFSSHNQNAALSSQKIEQEINQLIESPQLTKFSKKNLFTTLAKLAAHQKNWEKTQQLLDKAGRMLLKEDAEVEENISKSWVNQVSRLDLLSSVVAKKIGFYQEQYAQEKDKALLLKSLALMEVYDAVVDEIRKQINESGGQMSWSTFLVVDYKYALNACYILGQEDPKYLEKAFYYSERAKSFLLLQSFQAAKARQEAGLPLQLLEKEEGFRQKITTLKQDIFQYKQAGRSKEQAAQNLEKELLAQETAFSNFQKELQEDYPAYYQMQYELPIRDLKSCQAALAQNQGLLEFFVGEEYTYSFGIQKDQIQLKRHKISRNGLRKRIKSYRNSIYGHYLGLGKKTEESYKADAKAFYEQGLAFYQDLIAPLGELPERLIIVPAGALATLPFEPMITAEVDQPTNYQTHPYLVQKHAISYNYSATLWQEMKERKGPKASKELLAFAPEFGQGAASFVRGRRFALSPLTYNKREVERVREIWGEGDIFMGQEATEDKFKALGEDYKIIHFATHGMANDQDPDFSLLAFTEISDSIENEFLYVSDIYNMQLKANLVVLSACETALGELNEGEGSISLARSFSYAGAKSIFTTLWSVNDQATSALVENFYYNLKQGMPKDQALQKAKTMFLAAGNHETSHPFLWSPYILIGDSQPISSPSSFWAYGLGAAGVLLLGGGFLWIKRRRKQEA, from the coding sequence ATGCTAAAAAAAAGCCTTTACCTCCTCCCCTTTCTCTTGCCCCATCTTCTGCTGGCCCAAACCGCCGAAGAGTATTTAGAACAGGCCCAAACGGCTGAAAGCCCAGCCGCAGCCCAAGCCCTTTACCAACAAGCTGCCCAAAAATTTAAGGCCCAAGGCCAAGCCGATCAATATCTACAAGCCCAAGCCGAATGGATTAAGGGCCAAATGAATGATTTAGGCTATGCCAATAGCCGAAAATTGCTAGAAAATGCCATTCAAGAAGGCCAAGAAATGCTCGGTATGCAGGGCCAAGGCATGGCCCTACTTCATAAGTACCTAGGCTATACCTACTACTATGAAGATAACTTGATTGATGCCACTCCCGCTCTAGAAACGGCCCTCGCACTAAGAGAAAAAGCCAACCCCAATGATCCCGAACTCTTTCGAGATTTTTTTAACCTAGGAGTCGTTTACAATAGCGTCAATGCTTACCAAAGAGCCAATAAAAAATTGGCAAAAAGCTTAGCCCTTGCTAAACAAAATAAAGTAGACGAGACTATTACTTATCGTATTCAAATTGAGCTAGCCAATAACTTAACCCTCTCCTTACGCTATAAGGAGAGCCTCCAATTACTAAATGCTATAGAACCTAAACTTAAAAACCTAGATCAAAAAGCAAGTAATCAACGCCTGCAAGCTTTCTTCTATACCAAAAAAGCTAATGCTATTTATGAACAAGCGACTAACTATAAGGGAATGCTTCAAGCGGCCCTAACAGAAAAAAAAGCCCTTGCATTTTATGAAAATGGACAGGATGAAGCAAATAGCATAATGTCTAAGCTCAAAGTTATGGAGTTTTATAGGCTAGCCTATGTAGACAAACCTGATAAAACTTATATAAAAAAAGCGCTTAAGTTTTTTAAAGAGATAGATAAAAGTAGCCTAACTCCTTACCAATACTATAAGTATTTAACTATGGCGGCTTTTTTTAGTAGCCATAATCAGAATGCTGCTCTTTCCTCTCAAAAAATAGAACAGGAGATTAACCAACTAATAGAGTCTCCTCAACTTACCAAGTTCAGTAAAAAGAACTTATTTACTACTCTTGCTAAATTAGCTGCACATCAAAAAAATTGGGAAAAAACCCAACAGCTGCTAGACAAGGCAGGCCGCATGCTCTTAAAAGAAGATGCAGAAGTAGAAGAAAATATTTCCAAAAGTTGGGTAAATCAAGTTAGTCGTCTCGATTTGCTTTCCTCTGTTGTGGCCAAAAAAATAGGCTTCTACCAAGAGCAATACGCCCAAGAAAAAGACAAAGCCCTTTTGCTAAAAAGCTTGGCCCTTATGGAGGTCTATGATGCTGTAGTAGATGAAATACGTAAACAGATTAATGAATCTGGAGGGCAGATGTCTTGGTCTACGTTCTTAGTAGTAGACTATAAATATGCGCTCAATGCCTGCTACATTTTGGGCCAAGAAGACCCTAAATACCTAGAAAAGGCTTTTTACTACTCAGAGCGGGCCAAAAGCTTTTTGCTCTTACAGTCTTTTCAGGCAGCAAAAGCCAGACAAGAAGCGGGCTTGCCCCTGCAACTGCTGGAGAAAGAGGAGGGCTTCCGCCAAAAAATCACTACTCTCAAGCAGGATATTTTTCAGTATAAACAGGCGGGACGAAGCAAAGAGCAAGCCGCCCAAAATTTAGAAAAAGAACTGCTGGCCCAAGAAACCGCCTTTAGTAACTTTCAAAAAGAGTTGCAAGAAGATTATCCGGCCTACTATCAAATGCAGTATGAGTTGCCTATCCGCGACCTAAAGAGCTGCCAAGCGGCCTTGGCCCAAAACCAAGGACTGCTAGAGTTTTTTGTTGGGGAGGAATATACTTATAGCTTTGGTATCCAAAAGGACCAAATCCAGCTAAAACGCCATAAAATTAGCCGGAACGGGCTAAGAAAACGCATCAAAAGCTACCGCAATAGCATTTATGGGCATTATTTGGGCCTAGGTAAAAAAACAGAGGAAAGCTACAAAGCAGATGCAAAGGCTTTTTATGAGCAAGGGTTGGCTTTTTATCAGGACCTTATTGCGCCCCTAGGCGAACTGCCCGAACGACTCATTATTGTGCCCGCTGGCGCTTTGGCTACCTTACCCTTTGAGCCTATGATTACCGCTGAAGTAGATCAGCCCACAAATTATCAGACGCACCCTTATTTGGTCCAGAAACACGCCATTAGCTACAACTACTCGGCCACGCTCTGGCAGGAAATGAAAGAGCGCAAAGGCCCTAAGGCAAGCAAAGAGCTTTTGGCTTTTGCACCCGAATTTGGGCAAGGAGCGGCTTCTTTTGTGCGGGGTCGACGCTTTGCGCTTTCTCCACTCACTTATAATAAAAGAGAGGTGGAACGAGTCCGTGAAATTTGGGGAGAAGGCGATATTTTCATGGGCCAAGAAGCAACTGAAGATAAGTTTAAGGCCTTGGGCGAAGACTATAAAATCATTCACTTTGCCACCCATGGTATGGCCAACGACCAAGATCCAGATTTCTCGCTTTTGGCCTTTACCGAAATTTCCGATAGCATAGAAAATGAGTTTTTGTATGTGAGCGATATTTATAATATGCAGCTCAAAGCCAATTTGGTGGTCCTTTCTGCCTGCGAAACAGCTCTGGGAGAGCTCAATGAAGGCGAGGGCAGTATTTCTTTAGCTCGGAGTTTTTCTTATGCTGGAGCCAAAAGTATTTTCACTACTCTTTGGTCGGTAAATGACCAAGCGACCTCGGCTTTGGTAGAAAACTTTTACTACAACCTCAAGCAGGGCATGCCCAAAGACCAAGCCCTACAAAAAGCCAAAACCATGTTTTTGGCGGCGGGTAATCATGAGACCTCGCATCCTTTTTTGTGGTCGCCTTATATTTTGATTGGCGATAGCCAGCCCATTAGCAGTCCTTCTTCCTTTTGGGCTTATGGCCTAGGCGCTGCGGGAGTTCTTTTATTGGGCGGTGGTTTTCTTTGGATCAAAAGAAGAAGAAAGCAGGAAGCCTAA